A region from the Paraurantiacibacter namhicola genome encodes:
- a CDS encoding hydroxymethylglutaryl-CoA lyase produces the protein MTRILVSEVGPRDGLQSIKAMMSLEDKKRWIAAEAAAGVPEIEVGSFVPPSLLPQMADTAELVRFARGIEGLNVVALVPNAKGASRAVEAGVHGMSLPFSMSETHSKKNLRKDHPEMIAEIGEASRIARGGGVHFAVGLATAFGCTLEGAVSEDQVVRLAEAAASAGAQELGLSDTTGYADPAQVRRLVRRVKAAVGDDMLTTLHLHNTRGLGLANVVAGLEEGITTFDASLGGLGGCPFAPGASGNIVTEDLVLMLNSMGFDTGIDLRALLKVRQILREALPGEPLYGFTPDAGPMLDYDERTAA, from the coding sequence ATGACACGCATACTGGTTTCCGAAGTCGGCCCGCGCGACGGCCTGCAGTCCATCAAGGCGATGATGTCGCTGGAGGACAAGAAGCGCTGGATCGCGGCGGAGGCGGCGGCCGGTGTGCCGGAAATCGAGGTCGGCAGCTTCGTGCCCCCCTCGCTGCTGCCGCAGATGGCGGACACGGCGGAGCTGGTCCGCTTCGCGCGCGGGATCGAGGGACTGAATGTCGTCGCGCTGGTGCCCAATGCCAAGGGCGCAAGCCGCGCGGTGGAGGCGGGCGTCCACGGCATGAGCCTGCCCTTCTCCATGAGCGAGACGCATTCGAAGAAAAACCTGCGCAAGGACCATCCGGAGATGATTGCCGAGATCGGCGAAGCGTCCCGCATCGCGCGCGGCGGCGGCGTGCATTTCGCGGTCGGCCTTGCAACCGCCTTCGGTTGCACGCTGGAAGGCGCGGTGAGCGAGGACCAGGTGGTCCGGCTGGCAGAGGCTGCTGCCAGCGCAGGCGCGCAGGAACTGGGCCTGTCCGACACCACCGGCTATGCCGACCCGGCACAGGTTCGGCGACTGGTGCGCCGCGTGAAGGCCGCCGTGGGCGATGACATGCTGACCACGCTGCATTTGCACAACACGCGCGGGCTGGGCCTCGCCAATGTCGTGGCGGGGCTGGAGGAAGGCATCACCACCTTCGATGCCTCGCTGGGCGGGCTGGGCGGATGCCCCTTCGCGCCCGGGGCCAGCGGCAATATCGTGACGGAGGATCTCGTCCTGATGCTCAATTCCATGGGCTTCGACACGGGGATAGACCTGCGCGCGCTGCTGAAGGTGCGCCAGATCCTGCGCGAGGCGCTGCCGGGCGAACCGCTTTACGGCTTCACGCCCGATGCCGGCCCCATGCTCGATTACGATGAAAGGACCGCCGCATGA
- a CDS encoding alpha/beta fold hydrolase, translating into MTITRHMLTLPGSGRRVHYRVCGSGPALLMVHQSPRSGAEYEALMREWGAHFTCIAPDTPGFGQSDPLPGEPDIADFADGLSQFVDALGIAPVAAYGFHSGGIILVTLLKRHPQMLRCLAVGGYAIWTPEEMALFGTSYLPEWHPAPYGEHLTWLWNRMLEQSWFFPWFDTREEARLSVAHADLPRVQQAVMEMLDSGNAYRAGYGAVLRAPRDIPAPGSQTPPVLITAYDGDPLQEHIDRLGEMPAGWEARKVATPEDHRAQSLAFLLEHASGPDCPRLPEDADEGWLDMDGALLHWRGTPGADRLVLHAPAAEMAPPQEAALAIDVPGHGLSDPCPDPEAAIHAAAERLGAGRIDWPEAPMGDPERLYPDMTPDRFGTHLLRAWGAARAEAIFEPWYEANAGHARPLDPALLEPAAIAPRARARLRAGDMAARYHHILCNRKDDLS; encoded by the coding sequence GTGACGATCACCCGCCACATGCTCACCCTGCCCGGCAGCGGGCGCCGCGTCCATTACCGCGTGTGTGGCAGCGGGCCCGCCCTGCTTATGGTGCACCAGAGCCCCCGCTCCGGCGCGGAATATGAGGCGCTGATGCGCGAATGGGGCGCGCATTTCACCTGCATCGCGCCCGATACGCCCGGCTTCGGCCAGTCCGACCCCCTGCCGGGCGAGCCGGACATCGCCGATTTCGCCGATGGGCTGTCGCAATTCGTGGACGCGCTCGGCATTGCGCCCGTGGCGGCCTATGGCTTCCATTCGGGCGGGATCATCCTCGTCACGCTGCTGAAGCGCCATCCGCAGATGCTGCGGTGCCTGGCGGTCGGCGGCTATGCGATCTGGACGCCGGAGGAGATGGCGCTGTTCGGCACGAGCTACCTGCCCGAATGGCACCCGGCCCCCTATGGCGAGCACCTGACGTGGCTGTGGAACCGCATGCTGGAGCAGAGCTGGTTCTTCCCCTGGTTCGACACGCGCGAGGAAGCGCGCCTGTCCGTCGCCCATGCGGACCTGCCGCGCGTGCAGCAGGCGGTGATGGAGATGCTGGATTCCGGCAATGCCTACCGCGCCGGATATGGCGCCGTGCTGCGCGCCCCGCGCGACATCCCGGCGCCCGGCAGCCAGACGCCGCCCGTCCTGATCACAGCCTATGACGGCGATCCGTTGCAGGAGCACATCGACCGGCTGGGAGAGATGCCCGCCGGGTGGGAGGCGCGGAAGGTTGCGACGCCGGAGGACCACCGGGCGCAAAGCCTCGCCTTCCTGCTGGAGCATGCCAGTGGCCCGGATTGCCCGCGCCTGCCGGAAGATGCGGATGAGGGCTGGCTGGATATGGACGGCGCGCTGCTCCACTGGCGCGGCACGCCCGGCGCAGATCGCTTGGTGCTGCATGCGCCTGCTGCGGAGATGGCGCCGCCGCAGGAAGCTGCACTGGCCATCGACGTACCCGGGCACGGCCTGTCCGATCCTTGCCCGGACCCGGAAGCTGCCATCCACGCCGCTGCCGAAAGGCTGGGCGCGGGAAGGATCGACTGGCCCGAAGCGCCAATGGGCGACCCCGAGCGGCTCTATCCCGACATGACGCCCGATCGTTTCGGCACGCACCTGCTGCGCGCATGGGGCGCTGCCCGGGCGGAAGCCATTTTCGAGCCGTGGTACGAGGCGAATGCAGGCCATGCCCGCCCGCTCGACCCCGCCCTGCTCGAACCCGCCGCCATCGCGCCGCGCGCCCGTGCCCGCCTGCGGGCAGGTGACATGGCGGCTCGCTATCACCACATACTCTGCAACCGGAAGGACGATTTGTCATGA
- the leuD gene encoding 3-isopropylmalate dehydratase small subunit, which produces MSGFPQPLAGRAAPLMIDNVDTDTIIPSREMKTTGRTGLADGLFAPLRYTDADTRTENPDFVLNQPEYRHAQIIAAGANFGSGSSREHAVWALAEWGIRAVIAVGFAPIFHANCLRNGILPITLERSDVAALAGQQVTVDLAAQEIRSASKTHAFAIDPEARLMLAKGLDAIDLTLAQMPDIRAWAAADRQARPWIYPEHTA; this is translated from the coding sequence ATGAGCGGTTTTCCGCAGCCGCTGGCGGGCCGCGCCGCGCCGCTGATGATCGACAATGTCGATACCGACACGATCATCCCCAGCCGCGAGATGAAGACAACCGGCAGGACCGGCCTGGCAGACGGCCTGTTTGCCCCGCTACGCTATACCGACGCGGACACGCGCACGGAAAACCCCGATTTCGTGCTCAACCAGCCCGAATATCGCCACGCCCAGATCATCGCCGCTGGCGCGAACTTCGGCAGCGGGTCGAGCCGCGAACACGCGGTCTGGGCGCTGGCCGAATGGGGCATCAGGGCCGTCATCGCCGTCGGCTTCGCGCCTATCTTCCACGCCAATTGCCTGCGCAACGGCATCCTTCCCATCACGCTGGAGCGCAGCGATGTGGCGGCGCTGGCCGGGCAGCAGGTGACCGTGGACCTTGCCGCGCAGGAGATACGGTCTGCCAGCAAAACGCACGCATTCGCCATCGATCCCGAAGCCAGGCTGATGCTGGCCAAAGGGCTCGATGCCATCGATCTCACCCTGGCACAGATGCCCGATATCCGCGCATGGGCGGCGGCAGACAGGCAGGCCCGCCCGTGGATCTATCCGGAGCATACCGCATGA
- a CDS encoding 3-isopropylmalate dehydratase large subunit translates to MPSTLFDKIWDAHRVAQTPSGAQLIAIDRVFLHERTGAAALGRMAEMGREVFDPARVFAVTDHIVDTRPGRTDATPMPGGEAFITQTRAACRAAGITLFDVDDPAQGIVHVISPELGIVLPGCTLVAPDSHTCTQGAFGALAWGIGSSEAEHAMVTGTLRLQRPRTMRVSFDGALARGVTAKDMALHLIAAHGASGGAGHAVEFAGDAVRALDMEGRMTLCNMATEFGAMAGFIAPDAKAFDWLAGRRFAPASFDGPYWQDLRSDEGARFDQEIQVDAATIAPMVSWGTSPEESLPVDGQVPQGSQRVHDYIGLAPGAQLAGTPVDAAFIGSCTNSRIADLRRAADILRGRRIAPSIRKALVVPGSMAVRRQAEAEGLDKVFTDAGFEWRMSGCSMCFYAGGEGFPEGSRVISSTNRNFPGRQGPGIRTHIASPETVAASAIAGAIADPRDYAPDGSTQAEEAA, encoded by the coding sequence ATGCCCAGCACCCTGTTCGACAAGATCTGGGACGCGCACCGCGTGGCGCAAACGCCATCGGGCGCGCAGCTGATCGCCATCGACAGGGTGTTCCTGCATGAACGCACCGGAGCTGCTGCGCTTGGCCGGATGGCCGAAATGGGACGCGAGGTGTTCGACCCCGCGCGCGTCTTTGCCGTCACCGATCACATCGTGGACACGCGGCCCGGCCGCACCGATGCGACGCCGATGCCGGGCGGCGAAGCTTTCATCACCCAGACGCGCGCCGCCTGCCGGGCAGCGGGCATAACCTTGTTCGACGTAGATGACCCGGCGCAGGGGATCGTCCACGTCATCTCGCCGGAACTCGGCATCGTGCTGCCCGGCTGCACGCTGGTCGCCCCGGACAGCCATACCTGCACGCAAGGGGCCTTCGGGGCGCTGGCATGGGGCATCGGGTCAAGCGAGGCAGAGCATGCCATGGTGACCGGCACGCTGCGCCTGCAGCGGCCCAGGACCATGCGCGTCAGCTTCGACGGCGCGCTGGCGCGGGGCGTCACGGCCAAGGACATGGCGCTGCACCTGATCGCCGCGCACGGGGCCAGCGGAGGGGCAGGTCACGCGGTGGAATTTGCCGGGGATGCAGTGCGCGCGCTCGACATGGAAGGGCGCATGACGCTGTGCAACATGGCCACCGAATTCGGCGCGATGGCGGGCTTCATCGCGCCCGATGCCAAGGCCTTCGACTGGCTGGCCGGTCGGCGCTTCGCCCCGGCTTCCTTCGATGGCCCATATTGGCAGGACCTGCGCAGCGACGAGGGCGCGCGCTTCGACCAAGAGATCCAAGTGGATGCCGCCACCATCGCCCCGATGGTCAGCTGGGGCACCTCGCCGGAGGAATCGCTCCCCGTGGATGGACAAGTCCCGCAAGGCTCTCAGCGCGTGCACGATTACATCGGTCTCGCTCCCGGCGCCCAACTCGCGGGGACGCCGGTGGATGCCGCCTTCATCGGCAGTTGCACCAACAGCCGGATCGCGGATCTGCGGCGCGCGGCGGATATCCTGCGCGGCAGGCGGATCGCGCCCTCCATCCGCAAGGCACTGGTCGTCCCCGGCTCCATGGCCGTGCGCCGCCAGGCGGAGGCGGAAGGACTGGACAAAGTCTTCACCGATGCAGGCTTCGAATGGCGCATGTCGGGCTGCTCCATGTGCTTTTATGCTGGCGGCGAGGGTTTTCCCGAAGGCAGCCGCGTGATCTCCAGCACCAACCGCAATTTTCCCGGCAGGCAGGGCCCCGGCATCCGCACGCATATCGCCTCGCCGGAAACCGTCGCCGCCAGCGCCATCGCAGGCGCGATCGCCGATCCGCGCGATTATGCGCCGGATGGCAGCACGCAGGCGGAGGAGGCGGCATGA
- a CDS encoding DUF3598 domain-containing protein, with amino-acid sequence MTDIREAMPLLARHEGVWDGTYSYFNAQNEKIDEHASRLLCRFPDGGEHPYYQTNHYIWPDGRTEIREFPAEYRDGRVWWDNDLIQGWAAEVPLDEFNRTVMLYWQRTGDPSLYLYEQIQISDEGTDRCRTWHWIRNGKLETRTAIQEKLVTRDWRSVDEEMQAAAAAGEQVTFGGGTGFGD; translated from the coding sequence ATGACCGACATCCGTGAAGCCATGCCGCTGCTCGCACGCCACGAAGGCGTGTGGGATGGGACCTATTCCTATTTCAACGCGCAGAACGAGAAGATCGACGAGCATGCGAGCCGCCTGCTCTGCCGCTTCCCGGACGGTGGCGAGCATCCCTATTACCAGACGAACCACTACATCTGGCCCGATGGCCGGACGGAAATCCGCGAATTTCCCGCCGAATATCGCGACGGCCGCGTGTGGTGGGACAATGACCTCATCCAGGGCTGGGCCGCCGAAGTGCCGCTCGACGAGTTCAACCGCACCGTCATGCTATACTGGCAGCGCACCGGCGATCCCTCGCTTTACCTCTACGAACAGATCCAGATTTCCGACGAAGGCACGGACCGCTGCCGTACCTGGCACTGGATCCGCAACGGCAAGCTGGAAACGCGCACCGCGATCCAGGAAAAGCTGGTGACCAGGGACTGGCGAAGTGTCGACGAGGAAATGCAGGCCGCAGCCGCCGCGGGCGAGCAGGTGACCTTCGGCGGTGGCACCGGCTTCGGGGACTGA
- a CDS encoding Lrp/AsnC family transcriptional regulator, with protein sequence MSDKLQIDTMDWAIMAELQRDASQTAQAIGDKVGLSANPCWRRIKRLEDAGIIARRVALVDPASVGLATSVFVAIRITRHDSEWLATFAAAIDSLDEVMECHRMAGDIDYMLKLRVRDIGDYDRIYQRLIARIPGLSDVTAMFSMEEMKSTTALPRPN encoded by the coding sequence ATGAGCGATAAACTGCAAATCGATACCATGGACTGGGCCATCATGGCCGAATTGCAGCGCGATGCCTCGCAGACCGCGCAGGCCATCGGAGACAAGGTCGGCCTGTCCGCCAACCCCTGCTGGCGGCGCATCAAGCGGCTGGAGGATGCCGGCATCATCGCCCGCCGCGTGGCGCTGGTGGACCCTGCCAGCGTAGGCCTCGCCACCAGTGTCTTCGTCGCGATCCGCATCACGCGGCATGACAGCGAGTGGCTCGCCACGTTTGCCGCCGCCATCGACTCGCTGGACGAGGTGATGGAGTGCCACCGCATGGCGGGGGACATCGATTACATGCTGAAGTTGCGGGTGCGCGACATCGGTGATTACGACCGGATCTACCAGCGGCTGATCGCGCGCATACCCGGCCTGTCGGACGTGACCGCCATGTTCAGCATGGAGGAGATGAAATCGACCACGGCGCTGCCGCGCCCGAACTGA
- a CDS encoding YeiH family protein has protein sequence MKPAASEPYYGDLYCEYYLAESDGQGDVRRAALREYVPGLLLAGIAALASAFLANQYGFPVMLLGLLIGLGLSFAGEGEKVATGLDFASRRLLQVGIALLGLQVGLAQVLALGWQGLLGVLLVMAGTFAAGIGAARMMGEGREAGILAGGATAICGASAAMALYGVIGRERLDQARFAITLVGVALASAIAMSFYPAFAKLAGMSDAQAGFLIGASVHDAAQAIGGGFSFSNEAGASATVVKLARVAMLGPIVALVAFWLSRSGGAPSQQRGVRFSMPWFVLAFLALAVAGNAIAVPEAWRAGALDFSKAALLLAVIATAMRSRLELLREAGWRPLVPVAAASLTAFALASGVALFAIA, from the coding sequence ATGAAGCCTGCCGCCAGCGAGCCGTATTACGGCGACCTCTACTGCGAATATTACCTCGCGGAATCGGACGGGCAGGGCGATGTGCGCCGCGCCGCCTTGCGCGAATATGTGCCCGGCCTGCTGCTGGCAGGCATTGCGGCGCTGGCATCCGCTTTCCTCGCAAACCAGTACGGCTTCCCGGTCATGTTGCTGGGCCTGCTGATCGGCCTTGGCCTGAGCTTTGCAGGCGAGGGTGAGAAGGTCGCGACCGGGCTGGACTTCGCATCACGGCGGCTGCTGCAAGTGGGCATTGCTTTGCTGGGCCTGCAGGTGGGGCTAGCGCAGGTGTTGGCGCTGGGCTGGCAGGGCCTGCTCGGCGTGCTGCTGGTGATGGCCGGCACATTTGCCGCAGGGATAGGCGCGGCGCGGATGATGGGCGAAGGGCGCGAGGCTGGGATACTGGCCGGCGGGGCTACGGCCATCTGCGGCGCGTCTGCTGCCATGGCGCTATACGGCGTGATCGGGCGCGAGCGGCTCGACCAGGCGCGCTTTGCCATCACGCTGGTCGGCGTTGCGCTGGCGAGCGCGATTGCGATGTCCTTCTACCCGGCCTTCGCAAAGCTGGCGGGGATGAGCGATGCGCAGGCGGGCTTCCTGATCGGTGCCTCTGTCCATGATGCGGCGCAGGCGATCGGCGGCGGCTTTTCCTTCTCCAACGAGGCTGGGGCGAGTGCGACCGTGGTGAAGCTGGCGCGCGTGGCCATGCTGGGCCCAATCGTGGCGCTGGTGGCTTTCTGGCTGTCGCGCAGCGGCGGCGCCCCTTCGCAGCAGCGCGGCGTGCGCTTCTCCATGCCGTGGTTCGTGCTGGCCTTCCTTGCGCTGGCCGTGGCCGGAAATGCGATTGCCGTGCCGGAGGCCTGGCGCGCCGGGGCGCTCGATTTCTCGAAGGCCGCTCTCCTGCTGGCCGTTATCGCCACTGCCATGCGCTCGCGGCTGGAGTTGCTGCGGGAGGCAGGGTGGCGGCCGCTGGTGCCCGTTGCCGCAGCCAGCCTGACAGCCTTTGCATTGGCCAGCGGCGTGGCGCTTTTCGCCATCGCGTAA
- a CDS encoding polysaccharide deacetylase family protein: MQEGAPDPGLYDYHPYRGRRKIAWPEGKTCAVWVAPNLEYYEIDPPANPHRKAWARPHPDVTGYSYRDHSNRVSHWRMADAMERHGFPGSVSLSVALCDHHPDVVADGAARGWEFFSHGIYNTRYSYGMDEAQERAIIEDSIATVERATGQRIRGWLAPALTHTPRTLDLLAEYGLDYTCDLYHDDQVQEVKVASGRLASIPYSLEVNDHYGFNVYGMSGREYADCLVRQFERLAAEGEQSGTVMCIPLHAYLIGQPHRIGPFEEALRHIAADPRCWKARAGEIVDAWRAQQ; this comes from the coding sequence ATGCAGGAAGGCGCGCCCGATCCCGGTCTCTACGACTACCATCCATACAGGGGCCGCAGGAAGATCGCCTGGCCTGAAGGCAAGACCTGCGCCGTATGGGTCGCGCCTAATCTGGAATATTACGAGATCGATCCGCCGGCCAACCCGCACCGCAAGGCCTGGGCGCGGCCGCATCCCGATGTAACGGGCTATTCCTACCGCGACCATTCCAACCGCGTCAGCCACTGGCGCATGGCCGACGCGATGGAGCGGCACGGCTTTCCCGGCAGCGTCAGCCTTTCCGTCGCCCTGTGCGACCACCACCCCGATGTGGTGGCGGACGGCGCAGCGCGCGGGTGGGAGTTTTTCAGCCACGGCATTTACAACACCCGCTATTCCTACGGCATGGACGAGGCGCAGGAACGCGCCATCATCGAGGACTCCATTGCAACGGTGGAGCGCGCCACCGGCCAGCGTATCCGCGGCTGGCTGGCGCCCGCGCTGACGCACACGCCGCGAACGCTGGACCTGCTGGCCGAATATGGCCTCGATTACACCTGCGACCTCTATCACGACGACCAGGTGCAGGAGGTGAAGGTGGCCAGTGGACGGCTTGCCTCCATCCCTTACAGCCTGGAGGTCAACGACCATTACGGCTTCAACGTCTATGGCATGTCGGGCCGCGAATATGCCGATTGCCTGGTCCGCCAGTTCGAGCGGCTGGCGGCGGAGGGCGAGCAGTCCGGCACGGTCATGTGCATCCCGCTGCACGCTTACCTGATCGGCCAGCCGCACCGCATCGGCCCCTTCGAGGAGGCGCTGCGCCACATCGCCGCAGACCCCCGCTGCTGGAAGGCACGGGCGGGCGAGATCGTGGATGCCTGGAGGGCACAGCAATGA
- a CDS encoding CaiB/BaiF CoA transferase family protein: protein MSAPTPLAGISVVEFTHMVMGPTVGHILAGLGADVVRVEPVGGDRTRRLVGSGAGYFPMYNRGKKSICLDLKSDAGLAVARDLVAKADILVENFRPGALDRLGLDYESCAAVNPGLVYCSEKGFLPGPYESRTALDEVAQMMGGLAYMTGPPGRPLRAGASVVDVTGGLFGVIGVLAALEERHRTGRGQKVVASLFETTAYLVGQHMAQFAVTGSPAAPMPARVSAWAIYDMFETQDEPVFIGVVTDALWEKFCKLFGLHELWADETLRENNARVAARDRIMPQVRDLIAGMTRAEVIENLEGTGLPFAPINRPEDLFDDPQLAEGGLEDVTLADGAEVRLPTVPLEMGGKRIGAPQALPRPGADSRSVLEGLGYDAEEIARLMASGAVAQED from the coding sequence ATGAGCGCGCCCACACCGCTGGCAGGTATCAGCGTGGTCGAATTCACACACATGGTGATGGGCCCCACGGTCGGGCACATCCTTGCCGGGCTGGGCGCGGATGTCGTGCGCGTGGAGCCTGTTGGGGGTGACCGGACACGCCGCCTCGTCGGCAGCGGAGCGGGATATTTCCCGATGTACAACCGCGGCAAGAAGTCGATCTGCCTCGACCTGAAGAGCGATGCGGGGCTCGCCGTGGCGAGGGACCTTGTCGCCAAGGCGGATATCCTGGTGGAGAATTTCCGGCCCGGCGCGCTCGACCGGCTGGGCCTCGATTACGAGAGCTGCGCGGCGGTCAATCCGGGGCTGGTCTATTGCTCCGAAAAAGGCTTCCTGCCCGGCCCCTACGAAAGCCGCACTGCGCTGGACGAAGTGGCGCAGATGATGGGCGGCCTTGCATACATGACCGGCCCGCCCGGCCGCCCCCTGCGCGCAGGGGCCAGCGTGGTCGATGTCACCGGCGGTCTGTTCGGCGTGATCGGCGTGCTGGCCGCGCTGGAGGAACGCCACCGCACCGGGCGCGGCCAGAAGGTGGTCGCCAGCCTGTTCGAGACGACCGCTTACCTGGTCGGGCAGCACATGGCGCAGTTCGCCGTCACCGGTTCGCCCGCCGCGCCCATGCCTGCGCGCGTTTCCGCCTGGGCGATCTACGATATGTTCGAGACGCAGGACGAGCCCGTCTTCATCGGCGTGGTGACAGACGCGCTGTGGGAGAAATTCTGCAAGCTGTTCGGCCTGCACGAATTATGGGCGGACGAAACGCTGCGCGAGAACAACGCCCGCGTCGCTGCGCGCGACCGGATCATGCCGCAAGTGCGCGATCTGATCGCCGGGATGACCCGCGCCGAAGTGATCGAGAACCTGGAAGGCACCGGCCTGCCCTTCGCACCGATCAACCGTCCGGAAGACCTGTTCGACGATCCGCAGCTGGCCGAAGGCGGGCTGGAGGATGTGACCCTGGCCGACGGGGCTGAGGTGCGCCTGCCCACCGTGCCGCTGGAAATGGGGGGCAAGCGCATCGGCGCTCCGCAGGCGCTGCCGAGACCGGGCGCAGACAGCCGCAGCGTGCTGGAAGGACTGGGCTATGACGCCGAAGAGATCGCGCGCCTGATGGCCAGCGGAGCCGTCGCCCAGGAAGACTGA
- a CDS encoding DUF6356 family protein yields MKIFTDHPASVGETYGQHLVHASGFGIRMIAGGIACLLHGIFPFLCVKTGSAQIVTLHDRMVTGRVKTHDGWSYII; encoded by the coding sequence GTGAAAATCTTTACCGACCATCCCGCCTCCGTCGGCGAAACTTACGGGCAGCACCTGGTCCATGCTTCGGGCTTCGGCATCAGGATGATCGCAGGCGGCATCGCCTGCCTGCTGCACGGCATCTTCCCATTCCTGTGCGTGAAGACGGGCAGCGCGCAGATCGTCACCCTGCATGACCGGATGGTGACCGGCCGGGTGAAGACCCATGACGGGTGGAGCTACATCATCTAG
- a CDS encoding isochorismatase family protein encodes MSEMVGTKMVRDDRTARELFEEVMANPARRKFGFGIKLAIVNVDVQQAYTRTDLFKTAYETDPRQIEHINTISRLARERGMPVIWSRVAYADNAQDAGVWGTRTDTEDSLQNIKYDSERHQFDPRCEIDAGDLTYTKRMPSAFFETPLASYLTFHGVDTVVVTGGSTSGCVRATAVDALSHGYRAIVPIETCADKHESYHFANLTDLQLKYADVEPVQAVVDWLEAR; translated from the coding sequence ATGAGCGAAATGGTCGGCACGAAGATGGTCCGCGATGATCGCACCGCGCGCGAACTGTTTGAAGAGGTCATGGCCAATCCCGCCCGCCGCAAGTTCGGTTTCGGCATCAAGCTCGCCATCGTGAACGTGGACGTGCAGCAGGCCTATACCCGCACCGACCTGTTCAAGACCGCTTACGAGACCGACCCGCGGCAGATCGAGCATATCAACACGATCAGCCGGCTGGCACGCGAACGCGGCATGCCCGTGATCTGGAGCCGGGTTGCCTATGCGGACAATGCGCAGGACGCAGGGGTCTGGGGCACGCGCACCGATACCGAGGACTCGCTGCAGAACATCAAATACGACAGCGAGCGTCACCAGTTCGACCCGCGCTGCGAGATCGATGCAGGCGATCTGACTTATACCAAGCGCATGCCCAGCGCGTTCTTCGAGACGCCGCTGGCCAGTTATCTGACATTCCACGGCGTCGATACGGTGGTGGTGACCGGCGGCAGCACCAGCGGCTGCGTACGCGCGACGGCAGTGGATGCGCTGAGCCACGGCTACCGCGCGATTGTCCCGATCGAGACCTGCGCCGACAAGCACGAAAGCTATCACTTCGCCAATCTCACCGACCTGCAGCTGAAATATGCCGATGTGGAGCCGGTGCAGGCGGTGGTGGACTGGCTGGAGGCGCGCTGA